A region from the Cryptococcus gattii WM276 chromosome H, complete sequence genome encodes:
- a CDS encoding ATP-binding cassette (ABC) transporter, putative (Similar to TIGR gene model, INSD accession AAW45354.1) translates to MSFGSCSRHALFTSGALPGSFRTMTTSCFKRVCRTQIPSGDPLSKHLRSLSPSANQPLASFSTSYRRQTPPPRSPPTTAQSPTVPLKASTTPPTSFNASKPVATESQDKTDWSIIVKLAGNIWPKNNPNVKLRVIGALTLLVAGKVLNVQVPFFFKTIVDSLNVPITESTTVWVLAGASIAGYGAARVLTTLFGELRNAIFASVAQNAIRKVARETFEHLLNMDMKFHLERQTGGLTRAIDRGTKGISFILSSIVFHVIPTALEISMVCGILSWKFGWDFAAVTAITMLLYTWFTVKTTAWRTTFRKQANAADNKGATVAVDSLINYEAVKSFNNEKYEVAQYDTTLKAYEKASIKIATSLAALNSGQNFIFSSALTLMMLLGAQGIVKGTMTVGDLVLVNQLVFQLSLPLNFLGTVYRELRQSLIDMDVMFNLQSLNSAIKDSSTAKPLRLKGGEIEFRNVSFAYHPERPIFRDLSFKIPAGQKVAIVGPSGCGKSTVFRLLFRFYDSNSGQILIDGQDIKTVTLDSLRQSIGVVPQDTPLFHADILHNIRYGNLEATDEQVYEAARKAHVEGTIQRLPEKYATKVGERGLMISGGEKQRLAVARVLLKDPPILFFDEATSALDVYTETELMRNINSILTGQGKTSVFIAHRLRTISDADLIIVLQDGYVAEQGTHEQLLAMTGGVYHRLWQAQLTESTQPTGEELERQREELEIVDEKKKQQS, encoded by the exons ATGAGCTTCGGCTCCTGCAGTCGACATGCTCTCTTCACCTCAGGAGCCTTACCAGGCTCATTTAGGACCATGACCACGTCATGCTTTAAGAGGGTCTGTAGAACACAAATACCTAGCGGGGATCCCTTGAGCAAACATTTACGTTCACTATCCCCTTCAGCAAATCAGCCATTAGCATCCTTCTCGACATCATATCGACGCCAAACTCCACCTCCACGGTCACCACCGACGACCGCTCAGTCCCCAACCGTGCCTTTGAAAGCTTCCACTACTCCCCCCACCTCTTTCAACGCCTCCAAACCCGTCGCTACCGAGTCACAAGATAAGACAGACTGGTCCATAATTGTCAAGCTGGCTGGTAATATCTGGCCGAAGAACAATCCCAATGTTAAACTGCGAGTCATTGGTGCTCTCACTTTACTTGTTGCGGGCAAGGTCTTGAATGTTCAAGTGCCATTCTTTTTCAAGACTATTGTAGACAGCTTGAACGTGCCCATAACAGAATCAACTACGGTCTGGGTTTTGGCGGGTGCCAGTATCGCTGGAT ATGGCGCAGCGAGAGTCTTGACCACTCTCTTTGGAGAGCTCCGAAACGCTATCTTCGCCTCTGTCGCCCAAAATGCTATCCGAAAAGTCGCCCGAGAGACTTTTGAGCACCTTTTGAATATGGATATGAAGTTCCACCTCGAGCGTCAAACCGGTGGACTCACGCGAGCAATCGACCGCGGAACCAA GGGTatctccttcatcctttccTCTATCGTCTTCCACGTGATCCCCACTGCTCTCGAGATTTCCATGGTTTGTGGTATCCTCTCCTGGAAGTTTGGCTGGGATTTTGCAGCGGTCACAGCGATCACGATGCTCCTCTACACTTGGTTCACCGTCAAGACAACAGCTTGGAGGACAACGTTCAGGAAGCAGGCGAACGCTGCAGACAACAAGGGTGCGACAGTTGCGGTGGACAGCTTGATCAATTACGAGGCGGTCAAG TCTTTTAACAATGAGAAATACGAGGTAGCTCAGTACGACACCACCCTCAAGGCTTACGAGAAGGCTTCTATCAAAATTGCAACTTCTCTCGCTGCTCTCAACTCTGGCCAAAatttcatcttctctaGCGCCCTGACCCTGATGATGTTGCTTGGTGCTCAGGGGATTGTCAAGG GTACGATGACTGTCGGTGACCTTGTCCTTGTAAACCAACTTGTCTTCCAGCTTTCACTTCCCCTCAACTTCCTCGGTACAGTCTACCGTGAACTTCGTCAAAGTCTTATCGACATGGACGTCATGTTTAACCTTCAGTCTCTTAATTCTGCTATCAAAGACTCATCTACTGCGAAACCGCTTCGTCTCAAAGGAGGAGAGATTGAATTCCGGAATGTCTCTTTTGCCTACCATCCCGAACGCCCCATCTTCCGCGATCTTTCTTTCAAGATCCCAGCTGGCCAGAAGGTAGCCATTGTTGGTCCGTCTGGGTGCGGTAAATCTACCGTCTTTCGTCTTCTCTTCCGCTTTTACGACTCCAACTCTGGTCAGATTCTGATCGATGGGCAAGATATCAAGACTGTGACTCTGGACTCTCTCCGTCAATCTATTGGTGTTGTCCCCCAAGACACTCCCCTTTTCCACGCCGATATCCTCCACAACATTCGTTACGGTAATCTCGAGGCCACAGATGAACAGGTCTATGAAGCTGCACGAAAGGCTCACGTGGAAGGAACAATCCAGCGTTTGCCGGAAAAGTATGCCACCAAGGTTGGGGAACGCGGGTTGATGATTTCTGGTGGAGAGAAACAACGATTGGCAGTCGCAAGGGTGTTGTTGAAGGATCCTCCTATTTTGTTCTTTGATGAAGCCACCAGCGCCTTGGATGTGTATACCGAGACGGAGTTAATGAGGAATATCAACTCCATCTTGACGGGGCAAGGCAAAACCAGTGTGTTTATCGCTCATCG ATTGAGGACAATATCAGACGCGGACCTGATCATCGTCCTTCAAGACGGTTACGTTGCTGAACAGGGTACTCATGAGCAGCTCTTGGCCATGACAGGAGGAGTGTATCACAGATTATGGCAAGCTCAGCTCACCGAGAGCACTCAACCCACAGGTGAGGAGCTTGAGAGGCAAAGAGAAGAGCTAGAGATTGTGgacgagaagaagaagcaacAAAGTtag
- a CDS encoding tRNA (guanine) methyltransferase, putative (Similar to TIGR gene model, INSD accession AAW45684.1), whose protein sequence is MLKSLCRVIRPAIVSRAQIRLPTIARLSLQQFQNQPQSVRFVTMASLGSRALALSPSATICPPSHIGMTELDRSAFDLDVQILSAVVEPGMIGKLRSHPSLKDLVLDLPKTKPIVECPAELIPAAAQNIKGLKLLRFHLSQENELPEEAKEVLKGAKALVKEVVRLGYDNWNASEILGACLPTTKSEDIPSSFTTTGHIGHMNLRGEWLPFRYLIGQVVLDKNPSLRTIVNKLDTIHAQFRYFDMEVIAGDNDYVATVNESGCSFTFDFSNVYWNSRLHHEHERLISLFPLGCVIADVMAGVGPFAIPAANKGCYVLGNDLNPESVKWMRENRLKNKVEPTLRVSEIDGFEFIRIAPLEVWTRPFDPAPPPKMSNRQRDREAKEARRKREQAKDAGQPVTETASMPVPSHEASIESQPVHPPKLISHFIMNLPDSAITFLSSYVGCYAPLLSEKTFVDEYGGEEEAKQKVEMPMVHCYCFTKEIETDKAEIDILQRASINLSFNLTPQVEDYNLHHVRSVAPNKDMYCLSFRLPREVAFRHNENKLSL, encoded by the exons ATGCTCAAATCGCTGTGCCGAGTCATCCGCCCAGCAATTGTTAGTAGAGCACAAATTCGGCTCCCTACCATCGCAAGATTATCGCTTCAACAATTTCAGAATCAGCCACAGTCCGTCAGATTCGTCACTATGGCATCTTTGGGATCCAGAGCCCTAGCGCTGTCGCCCTCTGCGACAATTTGCCCACCGTCTCATATTGGAATGACGGAGCTCGACCGTTCGGCGTTTGACTTGGACGTTCAGATACTCTCCGCGGTAGTCGAACCCGGGATGATTGGAAAGCTGAGATCACATCCCTCTTTAAAGGA CTTGGTTTTGGATTTGCCTAAGACCAAACCAATTGTGGAGTGCCCTGCTGAACTAATTCCTGCTGCTGCTCAAAACATCAAGGGTCTCAAATTGCTCAGATTCCATCTCTCTCAGGAAAACGAGCTGCCCGAAGAGGCGAAAGAAGTGTTAAAAGGAGCAAAGGCTTTAGTCAAGGAGGTTGTTAGATTAGGATATGACAACTGGAACGCTT CGGAGATCCTTGGAGCCTGCCTTCCTACAACAAAAAGCGAGGacattccttcttcattcaCAACAACAGGTCATATAGGTCATATGAACCTGCGTGGGGAGTGGTTACCTTTCCGATATCTCATCGGCCAAGTGGTTCTCGAT AAAAATCCGAGTTTGAGGACTATAGTTAACAAGCTGGATACCATCCATGCCCAATTCCGATACTTTGACATGGAAGTGATCGCGGGTGACAATGATTATGTTGCGACGGTC AATGAGTCTGGATGTTCTTTTACCTTCGATTTTTCCAACGTATACTGGAActctcgtcttcatcatgAGCACGAGCGACTGATTAGCCTGTTTCCCCTTGGCTGTGTCATTGCAGATGTCATGGCTGGGGTTGGACCTTTCGCTATCCCTGCCGCCAATAAGGGGTGTTACGTGCTCGGAAATGACCTCAACCCTGAGAGTGTCAAATGGATGAGAGAAAATAGGCTTAAAAATAAG GTTGAACCGACATTGCGAGTGTCAGAAAttgatggatttgagtTCATCCGCATAGCGCCACTTGAAGTTTGGACCCGTCCTTTTGACCCTGCCCCTCCCCCCAAAATGTCTAACCGTCAACGAGATCGTGAGGCCAAAGAAGCAAGACGGAAAAGGGAACAGGCAAAAGATGCTGGCCAACCGGTCACAGAGACTGCCTCTATGCCAGTTCCCTCTCACGAAGCCTCTATCGAGTCCCAGCCCGTCCATCCTCCGAAGTTAATTTCCCACTTCATTATGAATCTCCCTGATTCTGCGAtcaccttcctctcctcaTACGTAGGTTGCTATGCTCCACTCCTCTCGGAGAAAACCTTCGTCGATGAGTACGggggtgaagaagaagcgaAGCAAAAGGTCGAGATGCCCATGGTGCACTGTTATTGTTTCACTAAGGAAATTGAAACTGACAAGGCAGAGATAGACATTTTACAG CGAGCATCCATTAACCTGTCTTTCAACCTCACCCCTCAAGTCGAGGATTATAACCTTCATCACGTTCGCTCTGTTGCCCCCAACAAAGACATGTACTGTCTGTCATTCAGATTACCCCGAGAAGTGGCTTTCAGACATAACGAAAATAAGCTGTCCTTATAG
- a CDS encoding uncharacterized protein (Similar to TIGR gene model, INSD accession AAW45691.1) has product MVARSILVLASAAAVAQAIQITAPSNSSGWNTHGWQLIQWTSVITDAQNFTIAISKPNSSSRTNIVTTLVNTTDDSYIYMPSSDLKAGDGYRISFTSPDGGILAQSGEFSITDGTSTVSATASANSSATSSLRTSSGVTVTLADVSHTSKAATATQSSGAERLTTFASGLLMLAGGALAVLA; this is encoded by the exons ATGGTCGCTCGTTCCATCCTTGTCCTCGCCTCGGCGGCTGCTGTCGCCCAAGCTATTCAGATTACTGCTCCTTCCAACTCATCAGGATGGAATACTCATGGTTGGCAGCTCATCCAGTGGACG TCTGTCATCACCGATGCCCAAAATTTTACTATTGCCATCTCTAAACCTAATTCGTCTTCACGCACAAATATTGTCACCACGCTCGTCAACACTACTGACGACTCTTACATCTACATGCCCTCCAGCGACCTTAAGGCTGGTGACGGTTATAGGATCAGTTTCACTTCTCCTGACGGTGGTATATTGGCTCAGAGCGGTGAATTTAGCATCACCGACGGTACTTC CACCGTTTCTGCCACTGCTTCGGCCAACTCTTCAGCCACTAGCAGTTTGAGAACTTCTTCAGGCGTCACCGTCACTTTAGCTGACGTATCTCATACCAGCAAG GCCGCTACCGCTACCCAGTCCTCTGGTGCCGAGCGACTCACCACTTTCGCTTCGGGTCTCTTGATGCTCGCTGGCGGAGCTCTTGCTGTGCTCGCTTGA
- a CDS encoding karyogamy-related protein, putative (Similar to TIGR gene model, INSD accession AAW45353.1), protein MADPIQWSLLRGGPIPADIQAVSPRIKGLATSLAEADFKSVLLSSESRAALSSTANLFDGLDITGPSSESSTNVDPIIRLITAIALLHSFVQINWTGPDLSFTPLDVLDASSSSIEDLNAASLPFLTLHGEPAYHLSQHPVFFLLARRLFLSLEDDSSVLPALPLWRLRLHLVHLSLLDEPVRQPETLLDSIKTLLGDPAVQADQDLIAQIHLELGLLHYSLGTDKHANQEFLTAAKASGLEFELTGALGKKTKYQVAAHSQLVLFAESRKRNGEGDKVENENAAEEKVALPESLLLNDDTLLEETEFTKVSRDTSSTSRLAHLDPSDQPALHPLDQSLLISFCLAQSNNTPSSGLTAQQMMPFLTRVISHPRNWSVHTTALLLRSRLEATRSRTVERSTLQLQALIEQMPTSDSEPKERLRYFQQLPLPSKWEMERELAKRFMSVGVIRSALEIFTRLEMWEDAIMCMQKMDKEEKAIGIVRDLLEGKKVESDLVSTLGRANVSESRKQKLTAAREGKLWCLLGDLCLGTEAAQRDPSSARRTAIEHYEKGWNVSEHTSSRAMRSLGSLYMGTQEYEKAIPCFQSALEINPLYARVWFTLGVAFLRLERWKEARDAFRKQVGVDEDDAEGWNNLAAVYLRLEEEGVPEGQLLAFRALRQGLRYAYSNWRMWQNYMIVAIDVGELSEAARAMTRVVEELANRDPEHAIDADVLDKLVDSVTRDDFSLSKDESTKVVPKTSNEGFGLLPIVERLFDVVILPRISDSPRVWRTHARLLRWKEDWEGAMEDYLRAWRFGPVQDETVERDLGKWKDAVGELEDLVAVLSVLGPKAKAAQEEQGEKKKRGDWKFQARGLVRTFMGRTKESFEGEKDWERLQDLMEELKRSD, encoded by the exons ATGGCCGACCCTATTCAATGGTCCCTTCTTCGTGGCGGCCCAATTCCTGCCGATATCCAAGCTGTCTCGCCCAGAATAAAAGGACTGGCAACAAGTTTGGCCGAAGCAGACTTCAAATCCGTTCTTCTGTCCTCCGAATCTCGAGCTGCTTTGTCATCCACAGCAAACTTGTTCGATGGACTCGACATCACTGGTCCATCTTCAGAATCATCCACAAACGTCGACCCAATCATCAGACTGATCACCGCTATTGCCCTTCTGCATTCATTCGTGCAGATCAACTGGACAGGTCCCGACCTTTCGTTTACCCCTCTTGACGTCCTTGACGCCTCTTCCAGCTCCATTGAAGATCTCAACGCCGCGTCCTTGCCTTTCCTTACCCTCCATGGCGAGCCAGCCTACCACCTCTCCCAACATCctgtcttcttcctcctggcCAGGCGATTATTCCTTTCTCTTGAGGACGACTCAAGCGTATTGCCTGCTTTGCCCCTTTGGCGTCTTCGACTCCACCTCGTTCACCTTTCTCTCCTTGATGAGCCTGTCAGGCAACCAGAAACTCTGCTTGATTCAATCAAGACTTTGCTAGGCGATCCTGCCGTCCAGGCGGACCAGGATCTTATTGCTCAGATCCATCTCGAACTTGGCCTCCTCCACTACTCCCTTGGTACCGATAAGCATGCCAATCAGGAATTTTTGACCGCCGCTAAGGCTAGCGGGCTTGAATTTGAGCTTACTGGAGCTctgggaaagaagaccAAGTATCAGGTGGCTGCCCACAGTCAACTGGTTCTCTTTGCTGAATCTAGGAAGCGAAATGGCGAAGGTGACAAGGTGGAGAATGAGAATGCTGCTGAAGAAAAGGTGGCTTTGCCAGAGAGCTTGCTCTTGAACGATGACACTCTATTAGAAGAGACAGAATTCACAAAAGTCTCTCGCGACACATCTTCCACCTCTCGCCTTGCTCACCTTGACCCTTCAGACCAGCCAgctctccatcctcttgATCAATCTCTACTCATCTCTTTTTGTCTTGCGCAATCCAACAACACCCCTTCATCAGGATTAACTGCACAACAAATGATGCCTTTCCTCACCCGTGTCATCTCTCATCCACGTAACTGGTCTGTACACACTACTGCTCTCCTACTTCGTTCAAGATTGGAAGCCACCCGATCACGAACCGTTGAACGATCAACTCTTCAGCTCCAAGCTCTCATTGAGCAGATGCCCACTAGCGACTCAGAACCTAAGGAGAGGTTAAGGTACTTCCAGCAACTGCCCTTGCCAAGCAAGTGGGAGATGGAACGCGAATTAGCCAAGAGATTTATGAGCGTCGGCGTTATCCGCAGTGCCCTTGAAATCTTCACTAGGCTCGAAATGTGGGAGGATGCTATAATGTGTATGCAAAAGATGGACAAGGAGGAGAAAGCTATTGGTATTGTGAGGGATTTACTGGAGGGCAAAAAGGTCGAATCGGATCTCGTGTCCACTCTTGGTCGAGCCAATGTCAGCGAGAGTCGCAAGCAGAAGCTTACCGCCGCCAGGGAAGGCAAACTTTGGTGTTTGCTTGGTGACCTTTGTCTCGGTACAGAGGCTGCCCAGCGTGACCCGTCATCAGCTCGACGGACTGCAATCGAGCATTACGAAAAGGGTTGGAACGTTTCGGAACACACATCATCTCGAGCCATGCGTTCCCTTGGTTCTCTTTACATGGGCACCCAAGAGTACGAGAAGGCTATCCCCTGCTTCCAGTCTGCCCTTGAGATCAACCCTCTCTACGCACGAGTGTGGTTCACGCTCGGTGTGGCGTTCCTACGATTGGAAAGGTGGAAGGAGGCTAGGGATGCGTTTAGGAAACAAGTCGGCGTCGACGAGGATGACGCGGAAGGTTGGAACAATTTGGCCGCTGTCTACCTGAgattggaagaagaaggcgtTCCTGAAGGCCAA CTTCTTGCCTTCCGAGCTCTCCGTCAAGGTCTTCGATACGCGTACAGCAACTGGCGAATGTGGCAGAACTATATGATCGTCGCCATCGATGTTGGAGAGCTTTCCGAAGCTGCCCGTGCCATGACTCGTGTTGTTGAAGAACTCGCGAACCGAGATCCTGAGCATGCTATTGATGCGGACGTTCTTGACAAGCTTGTGGACAGTGTGACCCGAGATGACTTTTCATTAAGCAAGGACGAATCTACCAAGGTGGTTCCCAAGACTTCGAACGAAGGCTTCGGTCTTTTGCCCATCGTGGAAAGATTGTTTGATGTGGTCATTTTACCTCGTATCTCTGATTCACCGCGGGTTTGGCGTACGCATGCGAGGCTgttgagatggaaggaagatTGGGAAGGTGCTATGGAAGATTACCTTCGAGCCTGGAGATTCGGCCCTGTGCAGGACGAGACTGTGGAGAGGGATTTGGGTAAATGGAAAGACGCAGTGGGAGAATTGGAAGATTTGGTCGCGGTTCTGAGCGTTTTGGGACCCAAGGCCAAGGCGGCGCAAGAGGAGcaaggagagaagaagaaaagggGAGATTGGAAATTCCAGGCGAGGGGTTTGGTGAGGACATTTATGGGACGAACGAAAGAATC ATTcgagggagagaaggacTGGGAGAGGTTGCAAGACCTCATGGAAGAGCTGAAGAGGTCCGACTAA
- a CDS encoding uncharacterized protein (Similar to SGTC gene model, INSD accession EAL19077.1~prib protein, putative) produces the protein MKRAWDSSSPSAFSSADSTQQSTNSDQVWVQMPSHPYAAAYSSMANPFTPSPLHSSTTFDAQTLNSASASASGSGRQEKRPRTGGSDGKRNSPQGQSKDEDSEGEGDDDDDDDDDENDDESGGNKGASSKKNNSTKAAKGTDGKQKTKLTRGSRACVACRKIKMRCIPDDAAAGQGNGICKRCKAGGHECIFEESNRGKRSSRKNEAMAAKLSKMEAALKNIGVALSNIDQSSLSSFSSALHSSTDDPDVINLITSHASSAVTPNLAIAMNRNSFPSSFDDRTHGMSHEVGHTSQPPLSPRLHSLPDNVLSPLGLLAEASLQNDASKRNFTKGFGTANSLGKSLARPLSGERLQTQRNGNISMNGAATFRMATSDVRGGRIEDDENFGGDHRLGVSDQNYFKPGGSVAFLPPMPADHRVPELLTILTREEIGELFDIFFDHMSFHVPLIYKEFHTPDLVLQRSQFLCTVICAIAARFYHKKPELHHSLSAYAKRLAFEVPSRGYKSVEVVQAYLLLSLWTLGPEKTFEQDRTWLMLGMAIRMATDLNLHRKSMMSNLDTEEGRARDLEIINRERCWLHCFVLDRSLSAQMGKPYSLREDYIIRNACESVWHQQKFSLPSDAALSAYVMLQQIMSRAIDSIYSSTTTVSGLRHDCDYMLIVRSAHEELRRWLADAKNNKLSSGEISREFDSRANFYFAYSSLVLYSFGLENALEKAKMDISFFLTNVYEAATKVCMVVKEEFLPKGWLPYLPDTNFVMCSYALLSLLKLLKPELRPYHDSEESIFNLVTEVADILEDCAADPSHQPAIYAAFIREIVRKTKEMRYGGTATAPASPASHTIAGHMHGIVPGEAAAMGMVGNGRAAGEAPAVSTRNDAETGASAANATVDGAQGAQNGVYDPSLMGQSATNWHPDVLPHETQFTFIPQGGDMLILPSQAGPSIAPSPTSAFLANPAGTSINAGNASGIGAAAGTGGSHFGTPSGSTGWAEYLPTFMSSDGFDGWDGSMLLPGFGKGQITLSGGLLHSQHGSGIITPLQQTPTQSRMGSRAGSRTQSPHPH, from the exons ATGAAGCGTGCATGGGACAGTTCTTCGCCCAGCGCCTTCTCCAGCGCGGACTCCACACAGCAGTCGACAAACTCGGATCAAGTATGGGTGCAGATGCCCTCACATCCGTACGCAGCAGCCTATTCTTCCATGGCCAACCCCTTCACGCCCTCGCCTTTACACAGTTCAACAACGTTTGATGCCCAAACACTCAACTCAGCCAGTGCGAGTGCAAGCGGGAGCGGTAGACAGGAGAAGCGACCCAGGACAGGAGGGTCAGATGGGAAAAGGAACTCACCGCAGGGACAAAGTAAGGATGAGGATAgcgaaggagaaggggatgatgatgatgatgacgacgacGATGAGAACGACGACGAATCCGGGGGAAACAAGGGTGCATCCAGTAAGAAGAATAATAGCACAAAAGCGGCGAAAGGTACAGATGGGAAACAAAAGACCAAATTAACAAGAGGATCGAG GGCCTGCGTCGC TTGCCGAAAGATCAAGATGAGATGTATTCCGGACGATGCAGCAGCAGGTCAAGGAAACGGCATCTGCAAG CGCTGCAAAGCTGGAGGACACGAGTGCATCTTTGAAGAATCCAACCGAGGCAAGAGAAGTTCACGGAAGAATGAGGCTATGGCCGCAAAACTCTCAAAGATGGAGGCAGCATTGAAGAATATTGGCGTCGCGCTGAGCAATATAGATCAgtcttccctctcctccttctcctccgCCTTGCATTCTTCCACCGATGACCCCGATGTTATCAATCTCATCACTTCGCACGCCTCTTCCGCTGTCACGCCTAACCTTGCGATTGCTATGAACCGAAACTCTTTTCCCAGTTCTTTTGATGATCGCACCCATGGTATGTCTCACGAGGTTGGACATACCTCACAACCACCTCTTTCTCCCCGGCTTCACTCGTTGCCCGATAACGTTCTATCTCCTCTGGGTCTACTGGCAGAAGCTTCACTACAAAATGACGCTTCCAAGCGAAATTTCACGAAGGGATTCGGAACAGCAAATAGCTTGGGCAAATCTTTGGCTCGGCCCCTTTCAGGCGAACGTCTTCAGACGCAACGGAATGGCAACATTTCAATGAATGGTGCGGCTACCTTCAGAATGGCGACGAGCGATGTAAGAGGTGGACGGATTGAAGATGACGAAAATTTTGGTGGTGATCATCGGTTGGGCGTTTCTGATCAAAACTATTTCAAACCTGGAGGGTCTGTTGCGTTCTTGCCCCCCATGCCCGCGGACCATAGGGTGCCGGAATTATTGACTATTCTAACGAGGGAAGAAATTGGGGAGTTATTTGATATTTTTTTTGATCATA TGTCTTTCCATGTGCCTTTGATCTATAAAGAATTCCATACTCCAGATCTGGTACTACAACGGAGTCAGTTCCTGTGTACAGT TATATGTGCCATTGCAGCTAGATTTTACCACAAAAAGCCCGAACTCCACCATTCACTTTCCGCTTATGCCAAACGTCTTGCTTTCGAAGTCCCTTCTCGTGGATACAAGAGTGTCGAGGTGGTACAAGCCTATCTTCTGTTGTCCCTTTGGACCCTAGGGCCTGAAAAGACTTTTGAGCAAGACAGGACCTGGTTGATGCTGGGCATGGCTATTCGCATGGCTACTGACCTCAACCTTCATCGGAAAAGCATGATGTCCAATCTCGACACTGAAGAAGGTCGGGCACGCGACCTTGAAATTATCAACCGCGAACGATGCTGGCTGCATTGTTTCGTCTTGGACCGGTCTCTTTCGGCGCAAATGGGCAAGCCATACAGTTTGCGGGAAGATTATATCATCCGGAATGCGTGTGAATCAGTCTGGCATCAGCAGAAATTCTCTCTGCCGTCGGATGCAGCGTTGTCTGCCTATGTGATGTTGCAGCAGATTATGAGTAGGGCGATTGATAGCATCTACTCTTCCACAACCACTGTGTCAGGATTGAGACACGACTGTGACT ACATGCTGATTGTTCGTTCGGCACATGAAGAGCTGAGGAGGTGGTTGGCAGATGCCAAAAACAACAA GTTGTCGAGTGGCGAGATAAGCAGAGAGTTTGACAGCCGTGCCAACTTCTACTTTGCATATTCATCGCTTGTCCTTTATTCGTTTGGGTTGGAAAACGCGCTCGAGAAAGCAAAGATGGACATTTCATTCTTTTTGACAAACGTGTATGAAGCGGCCACG AAAGTTTGTATGGTCGTTAAGGAAGAGTTTTTGCCCAAAGGATGGTTGCCATACTTGCCGGATACCAACTTTGTCATGTGCAGTTACGCT CTTCTGTCGCTCCTCAAGCTGCTAAAACCTGAGCTTCGGCCTTACCACGACTCAGAAGAGTCCATCTTCAACCTTGTTACCGAGGTCGCCGACATTCTCGAAGACTGTGCCGCCGATCCCTCTCACCAGCCTGCCATCTATGCTGCGTTCATTCGCGAAATTGTCCGCAAAACCAAAGAGATGCGATACGGAGGTACAGCCACTGCGCCAGCCTCTCCTGCAAGTCACACCATTGCAGGACATATGCATGGCATAGTTCCTGGGGAGGCAGCTGCAATGGGTATGGTCGGCAATGGTAGGGCGGCTGGTGAAGCCCCTGCTGTATCCACTAGGAATGATGCAGAGACAGGTGCTTCTGCTGCCAATGCAACTGTGGACGGCGCTCAGGGAGCTCAAAATGGGGTTTACGATCCTAGCTTAATGGGCCAGAGCGCCACCAACTGGCATCCTGATGTTCTTCCCCACGAAACACAGTTCACTTTTATTCCGCAAGGCGGCGACATGCTTATTCTCCCTTCACAAGCTGGTCCCTCAATCGCGCCTTCTCCAACTTCCGCCTTCCTTGCTAACCCAGCTGGTACCAGCATCAATGCAGGCAATGCAAGTGGCATTGGAGCTGCAGCCGGCACTGGTGGCAGTCATTTCGGGACTCCGTCAGGATCAACTGGATGGGCAGAATATCTGCCAACATTTATGAGTTCGGATGGATTTGATGGATGGGATGGATCGATGCTTCTTCCCGGTTTTGGTAAAGGCCAGATTACGCTGAGTGGTGGGTTGTTGCATAGTCAGCATGGAAGTGGTATAAT AACGCCGTTACAGCAAACGCCTACACAGAGTAGAATGGGTAGTAGGGCAGGAAGTCGGACTCAGTCCCCTCACCCGCATTAG